taagtacatataaatttcgATATTGCGTTTTCCATTTCTAAGTATATGACTGACACAAACATTCTGAATATTTGAaaggatttatttaatttgtaatcaaaagacagtaatatatgtatgtatatgtacaaaaaaaattatgtattacaaGAAAAAATGTATACTATTTGAAAATTAGCTATTTATTGAGATAATGCCGAagctttgattttattttttggtttaaagatatttaattgtattcatGAGACATCTAAGAAAAATCTTAGTATTTACACGTACTTATAatctacaattttattttaaatcaaaataaagtttttttgaGTACACAGATGGcgtctaaaattatatatattttaaataaattgtataataaaaacaaataatcagGTAGAATAATTTTCTTTTACGAACATTTATTTGCTTCGTCAAACGACAGGTTCTTTCATTCATGCGATGAAGTCTTCTTGATTGAtctattaatttatgtaaataaattatacacttAAGAAATTGATCAAATGTGGTATTTCCATTGTTATAAGAATGCAAATTtcatacaaggaaaatataaaaatacttagAAACTACTTCCGAGAGTCATTGAAATTCATCCGAAAGAGCAATAATCCATGACCTTTCTTAAGCTCACGTGTCTGTTCCACTGCGAAAGTATTgcaatcaatattttaactatCACTTATGAACTGAGAAAcaattattgatttattatttatcggaACATAATAAACGCACATTAAATGCTTTAAACGCACGTTTGCTGTCGTAgaatattatactaaatttaCCTACACAtgctcgtatgtatgtaaatagtaaacagctgcaatactaaaatatgaaaagtaataactaaatatacatgaaattaaaatatgtatgtacttaaaaataaagctcataaccttttgaaatatttttaaataaattagtattttgAAGGACTCTCAATGTCAGTATTACTATCTTAATTTGTTGATgacgtttttttattatttttaattttttaatgcgattatattagatataatggacatatatgtacatctataatTGTTTATGCGGAAATTCAAGTTCAAGTTTTTGACAAAATCGACGATTACGGTCTTTAAATAACGcttaatcataaaaaatcaaaGCATGATAATATTGTGACAAAAAAAAGACAATCAACGTATTAATGTTGTTTTTGTAATGATTTGTCGTTTTATATAAAACCCTTGTGAAATCGGCATTTCAATCATTCACTACAGTCATCTGAAGGAAAACACTAAATCGAAATGACCGGAATTGATCGAATTGCAGTTTTGGTGGCATACATATTTCTATGTGCAATTTCCGTCGAAAGTAAAGGTATGAAAATATTCACatgttttatttactatttgtttgaAATTGGGCCAAAAGTAATGCCTGTATGTTTTCGTGattcttttgtattttcatttaataaaaaattataattagattAAGATGCGATGTTGTAAATCAAAGCTACACTTAACCTTTATCCGTCTGCAATATATGaacatttaaatatcaatttcttaGAGTCGATTGTTTCTCACAGTAATTGAAGCAGCATTTTTTGCTCGCCCGaacaattacgtacatatattctttacaatcacattttttttatattattgaatagCATTCTACCCTAATTATCTTATGTCGAAATTGATGTGcaaataaaaactataattagtttTGTACTTGAAATTTGCTTAAGGtcatgcaatttttaacgaCAACATGATGATACAGGggattttgaaattgaataccTTACTTTAAAAGCTATTGATAATTATCTGTAGGACTTTTTgtatttaactatttttatcagcatttgCGTTATGTTACTAATGTGTAGCACATTGGGTTTGAACCgatccatttaaaataaaactcttcgaaataaacaaaaatcaataaaaaattacatgacTTTAGTTTAGTCCATTATCTTTGAAATATAAgactgaaatataaaataataaatactgtTCAAGACAATTGATACGtaattattctttaatttctattgtagataaagtttttgtagacttttttaaaattaaaaaaaaaattatacttgcgAAAATAATATgcagattttaaaaataacgttGAATTCAAACACAATTTTTGTTACACCAAAATTAAcgaatttgatttcatttttaatatatgtatttatatgaagaATCGATAGATTAAAAATTGATTCCAAGAAAAAGTTTGACCTCAAAATGTTGActgatatattaatattaatttcgtTGCAATGGGATTAGAGTATAGCGTAtagtttgaattaaaaaaattccctTTCAAGTTCACATCGATTCTCATGAATCGGTTAAAAAAATCAGCAACATCCCACCGAACCGGTTGTTACAACTTTGGAATACAAACAATTGACGCAACTTGGTCTTATTCGTGTAGGAATCTTGTGTTTTTACACACTCAATGCCTTTCATGATcgtaaatcatataaataatacctTAATTTTCATTTCAGCTAATTATTTTACACCATGTCAAGCTTCAGACCCTAAATTAGAAGAATGTTTGAAGACAACGGCTCAAAAAGTTTTACCTATTTTCGTCAACGGTATACCAGATTTAAACCTGGAACCATTCgaagaatataaaattgaagaCGTTCATGAAATTCAACCCTCTTTACAAATACATTTCACAAACATAACTTTATTTGGATCGGGAAACTCCAAAATAACCGGATTAAAGTGAGTCATCGATGGAAAAATTGTAATCTATTAACATTTTAACAGTTTAAAACGTTACATTCATCTTTTACAGACTCGATCCAATCAAGAAGAAAATCACTTTGAATTTTTCTAACTTGGGTATTATGAAATCGAATTACAAAGCTGATGGACGCTTATTAGTTTTGCCGGTTAAGGGAGATGGAAAAGCTATTATAAAAATGGGTGAGttgttttatcataaaaaaacatagataaagaaaTAACGTATGAGATCATCACAACAtgcacaatacatatatgtacatttcgttGCTTGgtctattattttaaaaaggaaATGGATCtgcaatttaaattattcattgaaataaatatacatatgtacatgtgagcGTAATTACTGAGAATTGTTCCTTCAAGCTATTATCactcataattttttatatcactCTATtctattgaatttaataatatgtctacgaatcaaaaattgatttaaatacttTCTTTAATACATTGTGttactaattatattatttgtatttagacATTGACTACGACTTTAAGATATACTATGATTTAGTCAAAGGTAATGACGGGAAAGATCACATGAAAATCGTCCAACATAAAGCCAACTTTTCACCGAACAGCATGGACTTTCAAATGACGAATCTATTCAACGGAAATAAACAATTAGgtattatttgtatcaaataatACTATAGGAATGCATTAAAATCTAATCATATCaattatttactaaatttcAGCCGACGTTGTTGTCAAATTCGTCAATGATAGTTGGCGTTCAATTTTCCCGGAAATTGGAACGCCAGTTATGATCAAAGTCACCGAGAGAATGATAAAACAGATCGGAAAATTCCTCAACGCTTTTCCGGCTAGCGAAATATTACTTCCTTAAATTACATAGACTAAAATACAATGTGTAATATGagatataaatgtattaaatagaATTTCTCACCATCTCAATTGTTTACAttgatacttatgtatgtatgaacatacatacttcaaccttcaattgtacctacatacatatgtacatgaccaTATAAACCGGATATTATCCGACTCTTTAAAATGCTATATATTGAGGTGAGCCTTTCATTTCAATTTAGTTGGTAAACATTCACActcgaaatatattttaaagcttACACATATTAGCTAGTCGATCATTGACCGTTTAATTGACGCCGACTGTACTGAATCAGCGAgtatattttgcgtttattaaAATTGCACGCAAACTTGTTACCGGTCAGAAGAGGTCAACTATAAAGTTAGCTAATATTTTAACAAAGtgtaattcaaaaattgaaaaacgaGTTTTTTTTGTAACAATCCCCCACTCTTTTTCAACCAATAATCATCCGGTTAAATATAGAAACTTTACGATTATTCTTTAGTAGGTATTAACGCATGTGTTGCACAACACCAATacttaattaacaaataaatgaaACCAAAAATGTTGAACAAAAAACTGTTCATCGTTTTGTTTGTGTCATTGGTGACGGCAGAAAATAAAGGTgagtataaaatgtatgtatatgtttcattATTCTTTGGCTATTTTGTATTAATTCGTCGATTTTTTCAGTATTTGAACCATGCCGGGCTTCCGATCCCAATCTAAACAGATGTCTTAAAGATACGGCTCAAAAGTTAATACCGTTGCTCAGTGCTGGGATTCCTGAAATTGGTGTTGATCCGATCGTGCCATATCATCTCAATGATATTGTCAATTCTGTATCAGCATCGCTCCGTTTTGAATTTACAGACGTTTTGATATATGGACGAAATACTACGAAAATTAATGATATAAAGTAGAGCATTTTAAGACgtcaaaatatacattattaatttctgtatttatcaatacacattatatgtttgttaaattttagaattGATTTGAAAAAGAAGACAATTGATCTTGACTTTACTAGTGATGATAGAATGGTTTCCAAATATTTAGTAAATGGTACTCTTTTGATAATTCAAGTAGCCGGCAACGGACCGTGTTTTATTGATATTGGTAAGAATTTTTAGAACTGatttaatatgtttaatttttttttttaacttatttttcGTTGACAGTGA
This Arctopsyche grandis isolate Sample6627 chromosome 7, ASM5162203v2, whole genome shotgun sequence DNA region includes the following protein-coding sequences:
- the LOC143914882 gene encoding circadian clock-controlled protein daywake-like, giving the protein MTGIDRIAVLVAYIFLCAISVESKANYFTPCQASDPKLEECLKTTAQKVLPIFVNGIPDLNLEPFEEYKIEDVHEIQPSLQIHFTNITLFGSGNSKITGLKLDPIKKKITLNFSNLGIMKSNYKADGRLLVLPVKGDGKAIIKMDIDYDFKIYYDLVKGNDGKDHMKIVQHKANFSPNSMDFQMTNLFNGNKQLADVVVKFVNDSWRSIFPEIGTPVMIKVTERMIKQIGKFLNAFPASEILLP